A segment of the Eptesicus fuscus isolate TK198812 chromosome 9, DD_ASM_mEF_20220401, whole genome shotgun sequence genome:
AGAGATGACTTCATATTTGCAGGAGGCTATTTGGACTAAACCTAAACTGAGTCCATTACTCATTCCCTCTCCGGCTCTTCTTGTGGCTCTTCTTAGATCTGAAATGGCAACACATACACATTATTAAACTTAACACCTGTTCAAGGAGCTGGGCAAGGACTTTTGAGGAAAACTGGGGTATGGTGACACTGATGGGAACAGAGGTGATACATAATCTTCATTAAATGGCCTGGTGTTCTATGTCTCAGAGTAACACAATGAGTCTAGCTAGCATTACTGTCCAAAATTTACCACTGAGGAAATGACCTCTGAGAGATTAAGAATGAACATAACAGTGTATAGCATATAGACATTTCTATTGAAAGCTTATCAAATGAAAGTGACTTGTTCATTGTCACTCTGTTAAAAGTGTTAAAAGTTGGGGTTAAGTCCAGGCCTCCTGAGACCAAAGCTCATACCCCTATCACTATCCAAAGCACATAACCCTATCaccttcaaagaaaaacaaaacaacacaaacataTATAATTCTAGTAATTCTCAGGGCAACAGGCCAATTTTCTCCTATAATGAAGGAGAATTCCTAAATATCCCCATCAAAGCAAAATTTCAGGTCAAATTTAATTGTGACTGGGGCTTTAATTTCTGAATAAAGAGTGAAATTCTCAAGTCAAAATAGAGGTCAATCCATACCTTTCAGGAGATTTTGAGTGGCTTCTGTGTCTGTGACTACGGTGATGACCTAGgaaagaaaaggccaataaatgaATTGAGATTCTACCCTCCTATTCCTCCGAAGTCATTTTCACCTCCCCCAAAACCTCCCATTGGCTTAATACTTTATTGGTCTATGCTAGGGACATCTCTGTTTGATAGTAGCTCTCTGAAATGGTGTGTGTATGGTGGAGAGGAGAAATGAACCCACTTCATATGCATCCAGGGCTTTATGGCTCATTACACAAACATCGCATTGAGTATTTACCACTACTCTTATTAAGTCTCAGTCCTAAAATTTCAgatgatgaaaaaactgaggctcctCCACTTAACAGCAAAGCCTATAAATGAGAGTCAAGATGTcaactcttaatttttaaattctaagtccatttccttttcttctaagcAATAACACAAGCACTCCAGTATTGCAAGAGGTTAATTGTTCCTATTACATTTCTTTGTTAATACAACCAATAGCAAAAGGCCCAAATGTTATACCTGGGGACTTGGAGCGGGATCTGTGTCGTCTATCTCGGGACCTGCTGCGGTGACGTCTTGGACTTTTGCTCCGATGCCTCTCTCGGCGAGGGGAAGGGCTGTGGAAATGACTGGTTACACTCCCATATCTGCCTGGCAATTTAATCACAAAAACAGcatcccctctgcccccctttGCCCCAATTCCTACCCTTCATTACAAAAACCCACAAAGGCCTACCTCCTCCTTTTTGGAGACCGACTTCGCCTAAATGTAAAGAAAACAGATGAAGAAGAGCCTTAGTAGGTAGGTGCCTTGAATGTTGTACATTGCAAAAAATTGCCCCAATTTTTAACCCATCTCTTTTGTCATGTAACTTTTAGCACCCTCCCACTCcaagtgacttgctttggccaatgggatatTTACAGATGTGATACAACCGTATAGTGGAAAGAAACTTGCATGATTGGGCTTGTTGGCTCTTGAATTCTGCCATTACCATGAGAATGTGCCTAACCTAGCCTAGAATGAGACATACATAGAGAAGAGATGAATTGCCCCAGTCATCCTAGCTAACTAAGGCCATCTTGTAACTAAGGCCAACAGACTACAAATCAGGTGAGTGAACATAACATACTAAAAAAACTGCCTAGCCAAGCCCAGCTTATATCACTGACTGCAGACTTGTGAACTTAAATAAATGATTATACTGTCTGCCACTGAGGTTTTGTGGGTGGTTATTTTCCAGCAACTAACACATTGGGCAAGCAAACATTCTCCATAGACTGGCATCTTTCCTTCCCTGAAGTCCAAACTTTGAGTCTACAGTGCTTAAAATCTTCCTGGAAGAGGCAAATGACTAGGGCCTTACCTTCTAGGAGACCTGCTCCTACTTCTCCTGTAGCGCAGTGTGGGAGAGCGACGGGGCTTGTCCAAGTCTCGGTAGCTTCTCCGGCGGTGATCAGGTGATGGTACTCTCTCCAACTGTAAATGAGATAAATGAGATAGATGGATCAGTGATGAGCAAGGCTTATAGAGAGCCATTTAGAAACACTGCTACACTCCCCAACCTATCCTGTCCCAAATTctacctttaaccttttgcactcggatgtcaagtgtgatggttattgaatgtatcaataatttgaaatataaaaaaaatccaaataagtttgtatgaaaagaaactccaattttttattctactgccgcgctttgtaaaatctggggtatttaaaaaattaaatcccgagtagaataaaggaatcgagaaaaaagcaagcgagtgcaaagggttaagtgattcttttatttcagagagagagagagagagagagagagaaacatcaatgatgaacatcaatggtgagagagaatcctctatcggctgcctcctgcatgccctcccctgggatcaagcctgcaacctcggcatgtgctttaactgggaatcaaactatgacctcttggttcatagactgacacaaccactgagccacaccagctgggctaccttcaagtgattttaaaaacagtaatttgAAAAACATGGAGGGATAACTTGGAGGAGGAAAAAACTCCAATTAAAAAAACTTTCCAATAATTCCATTATTGTTCTAGTGTTGGTACCATTATTCTGGGACTTACTGAGAGTAGTGAGAGATTACTAATCATATTTATCTCCTTAAGAAGTTGAATTTCCAAtgcaaaagaaaacatataaatgtaaaatgattaAGGTTAAATACAAACTCATGGTGTACTTTAATCTTAAAGAGAAATTTCCTTTAAGTTCAGCCAACTACCAAGGCCTAGCTAGTAACACTGACCAAACCTAGAGAATAACCATGTACAGTACCCAAGTTATGGTATCTAAATATCGTAGCTCAGTAAATGGAATCAAAGGCTCCTTGGAAAATGGCTAATTCCAGTTTGAGGGCAGAAGCTAGTAAAAGATGACTAGAACATACATCAGAAAGCAAGGGGCTGAGACTACTATGATTATATCAAAGTCTCACAAGTCAAGTTGAGGGACCCCCACTAGCCAAAGATGGGACACTGTGAGTATCAATCAAAAGGGACAATAATGCATCAAAGcataaaaaaaatgcttaaatccATGAGTTTACAATGCTACCAAGGACATTCATCTTGGGAGGCTATTCTAGaaccatttcattttaaaaactgatacaTGAAATGTTAAGATGCTTCAAGGTAAATTGGTGGGGGGCAAATGGGTAGAGATGTAGAGGAAACAAACTGGCTATGAGTTGATCAACATTGAAGCTAGGCTGATGGGTAAATTGAAGTACAATCTCTCCACTTTGGTATGTGATTaaaatttcccattaaaaaaaacacaaaaacctacTTTTGGCTCACTCACCACAGAAAAGCACCTCAGCTTTACATGGCTTTGAATTCATGAATGATTGTGCTTCCTTCTGCACTCAACTTTAAGGGAGCCTGATGGCTCAGAGCTACACTTCCATTTATAATGTCTCAGACTCCATGAGCTAGTATTTCTTGTATGTTCCGCTAACCTTTTTCCATATGTATATTGTTACTTGAATTTTAATCACAAATGTTTTAGGTCCTTTTTTAACTTACCATAAGTATATCCACATTATACAGAGAAAACTGAGATTATGTAATTTGCACAAGGTTATACTACTATATACAGCAGAGTTGAGATATGAACCAGGGTCTATTTTAAAGCCCATATTCTTATTGACTAAATACTGCATTTTTTGGttaaagaaagttaaaaacaacaaaacaccattCCCCTTCCCTGTAACTATCCCTTCTTCCCCCTTAAGCTCCCAGGTACCTGACCTTctcatcctcttcttcctcctcttcactgGACTCGACATCATCCATGTCCTCTTCTAGAGCGCTAACCCGAGGCTCCAATTGCTCAGCTTCCTCTAGCACATAGCGTTTCTACAGAAAACACAATGAGTGTTAGGGGGCCTTGATATCTTATCTATGTCCAGAAGTCCCAACACTGGGCTCCTGAGATTCATTTC
Coding sequences within it:
- the PRPF38A gene encoding pre-mRNA-splicing factor 38A isoform X3 — encoded protein: MPTAFTAPTRSIWWRRSFGLESMSPSTGKRSALGSRMLQIQPEKDIIVEFIKNEDFKYVRMLGALYMRLTGTAIDCYKYLEPLYNDYRKIKSQNRNGEFELMHVDEFIDELLHSERVCDIILPRLQKRYVLEEAEQLEPRVSALEEDMDDVESSEEEEEEDEKLERVPSPDHRRRSYRDLDKPRRSPTLRYRRSRSRSPRRRSRSPKRRSPSPRRERHRSKSPRRHRSRSRDRRHRSRSKSPGHHRSHRHRSHSKSPERSKKSHKKSRRGNE